The genomic segment aatccccccttcctcctctccctctcacctttcccctcccattctcccccttccccctctccctcccccacctctcctctctcactaatcccccttcctcctctccctctcacctttcccctcccattctcccttctccctctccctcccccacctctcctctctcactaatccccttccttcctctccctctcacctttccccctcccatttctcccccttccctctccctctctactctcccctctcactaacccccctctccccctctccctttcccctctccccctctcattctcccccttccccctctctctctcactaatccctcttctctctatcacctttccccctcccattctcccctttccccctcccattctccaccttcctcctctccctctcactaatcccccctctccccctctctctctcccccaccagctCTTCTCCTCCCGCGTGTGGCGATGGGTTCGTCTGCCTCTGCTCGGAAGGTCGTGGCTTCTTCGGAGGGAGAGCTCCAGCGTCTTGCAAGTGGGCGGGGGGTCGCGCAGGAAGGTGTCGAGGACCTTGACCCACGCCGAGAAGAAGATCGAGTACAAGAGTCCGTTTCAAGGTGAGTTTTTTGTGGggggtttctgttttttttttttttttttttttttttttgagggtgggttggtaggtggggggttgggggggctggggtggggtgtttttctgggggtgggtggtggtaggggggtgaggagggaagtttGTGGGTGGTAtttgattttctgtctctctctctcattctctttcctctcttatactctctcctctctctcgctctctctctcgctctctctctctctctctctctctctctctctctctctctctctctctctctctctctctctctctctcttcctctcttttttcttttccctttccttttgtttatcacttttattcatctatttgcatCCACTccatcatatctatgtatatatatatatatatatatatatatatatatatatatatatatatatatatatatatatatatatatatttgttttccttctcactcattcactaaacTTCTGAAACCATGTGTAAAAAAGGGTTGTCATGCACAATACTGAATCAGACACACGGAAAGACATGCGGCAGTTAATTTGCATAAAATGAGCAAAAGGTGAAACGAAGGAAACTCTAATTATTTAGAGATTTATAAACTACATTTTATCTTCATCTGTATATGTTATTCACCGTTTCAGGGATATACAAACTCCAAATGTTTtgctattcatatatttttcttttctttttattttctttcggctTACGTCAGATGTTAGATCGTAaagataccattattattttttcttcttttttattgttcttattcttattttattttatttttattttttttggctaaactcctttctttccttctttttttctttctttttgagaatTATTTGAAGACTCGCAGAATGAGTtttctcactattattactgcGGTGAAGAACTACTTTTCATGGTCTCAGAGGCGGAGTCATCTGTGCGAGGAAAATATTCTAGGCCTATTTTTTCCGTGCTATTGCAACATTGCTTTCAACAAGGGGTTGTGTGGGAGTCggtgtctgtcttttatttttgttttgttttgtcttttataacgtctttcattttcgctttttctttttcttgttctattatttttatgtttttacttttttcttcttttttttcttcctcctccttcttattattattttctcttattactattattactactcatattctccttcttcctccttctcttccccattctccttttcttcctcctcttcctcattttcctcttcttcttcctcctccatcctcctcctctatctcattctcattcttttcttcctcctcctccctcctcattcccctcttcttccttcgtcctcctcctcctcctcttcttcctccatttccttctcctcctctatcttctcgtcctcctctttttcttcttcctcctgctttttcttcttcttcgacttccccctccttctcttcctcattctctttttcttcctccatcctcctcctccacttccaccttctccttctcctcctcctccacttcctcattttcccctctccctacttcgcTTGTTCTTCTCTACGTCATACCATGaaaattatcacttattatcaaacATCATGACCTCTTATATTTCacttttatctgtctctatctttccacTTGCGTTGAGGAAATTGCTCTTGTAGATTCATTTCAATATAGATAGCAACAAGTACTAATTTGGcgttagcaaaaaaaaaagaaaaataaaaaaaagataaataaataaaataaaaaaataaaagataaataaaagaagaagaagaagaagaagaagaagaagaagaagaagaagaagaagaagaagaagaagaagaagaagaagaagaagaagaaggagacgagagagagagagagagagagagagagagagagagagagagagagagagagagagagagagagagagagagagagagaaaagagaagagaaaagagaaagaaagagaaagagagagagaaaataaaataaaagaaaagaaaaagaaaaagaaagagaaaaagagaagataaaattaAGATAACTGTTGTTTATAATCGGACCATTATATCCGTTCTTCGTGCGTGGATGCCATGATGTTATGTGAAGAACGAGAACAGTCATTTCcaagtcattatttttttctggtaaagtggagaaaaaaagaatgcagATTTTAGAGTAGTAGTGCgcgcttgttttgttttttttttacctctgtgtccgagtctgtctgcctgtctgtctgtcacactatatatatgtctctctctctctcttatatatatatatatatatatatatatatatatatatatatatatatatatatatatatatatatatataaagaaagagacggagagtgagtgagagagagagagagagagagagagatagatagatagatagatagatagatagagagagagagagagagagagagagagagagagagagagagagagagagagagagagagagagggagtgagaagagatagagagagagagaagcaagagagaaagagagagaggaaaaaaagtaagaaaatataagtaagacaaatagatagatagagacataaccAAAATAAAGGAAGCCAACAGACAGCACTCGTGAAGGCCGGATAAGCAGTCAgcaaacaaggaaaaataatcGGTTAACGAGAAAGTCAGTCGGTCGAACCAAGCAAACAATTTACGAAGCAATCAAGCATTCTTTCATTCCGGATAGGCATTCCTACAAGCACGCACAGTAACATGCAagcaaagcaaaagcaaaaaaaaaaaaaaaaaaaaaaaaaaaaaaaaaaaaaaaaaaaaaaagtgaatgcatAAATGCTACAGAAGATTTTCAGGCTGCAATTGCTTCTGGTGAATTAGGAAGACTTTGATGGACGgacaaaggaaggggagaggtgggagggggggggtcatgacTGAGCTGTCAAGGAGAAGGtaatgaaaaatggaagagagagggagggagagagggagagagagagagggagggaatgaggaaggtaaggagggaggatgggatggaggggaagagagggggaggagggagagagaggaagggagggtgggatggagggaaagaagaaagaaaggagagagagagggagagggagagggagagggagagggagagggagagggagagagagagtgagagggagaagaaggagaaggagaaggagaaggaggaggagaggtagagggagagggagagggagagggagagggagagggagagggagagggagagggagagggagagagagagagagagagagagagagagagagagagagagagagagagagagagagagagagagagagagagagagagacttgataTGACCTTTAAATCATCGGACGACACAAATAACAACCAAACCAATTTTGTAattaggagaaaatgaaaaactgCAACTGCACTTttccaaaaaacaataaacaaaaaaagaaaaacaaacaaacaaaatatgataGTAAACAGCAAGATCCCTCATGAAATGACCAGAACATCaaaacaggtaaataaacaaTGACATCAAACAATGACGCATTTAAGAAATACTCAACatccacaaaaacaaaataaccaacccatcattagagataataaagatagtaataatgataatgataatttcattaagCATAAccaatcattaaaaaagaaagataaatgataaaaatgaccagaaaacaaacaaacaggcaagcaaaaaaaaaaaaacaagaactaaaaataatactaatagataaataaatgaataaaataaaaaaagccaaCCCATTTTtacaaacaatgatgataatgacaacaccaCAAAGCACAACCCTgtcacccaaacccacccccaacccacacgcCCAACTAACAACCCCACGCGCCTGTATCCACCCAGCTGTCGaggacgtggtggtggtggtggaggaggacccCAGCGGGAGGGGgtgcatctcccctccccccgcccccccgccttcCAAGACCAGCCAGGGAGACGACCTCACGTCCAAGGATGTGGTGGAGGTCTTCAAGGACTCCGGGACGGGATCCAACAACACGCCCTCGACACTCTGTAGCGACTCCGGGACTGGCAACTGCAACCTGACGTATCACGGTGAGTTGGCGGCCGGACTGGCTGGACTCCGGAGGACACTTGGGGactctctttttacttttgtttatttattcatttattcatctattattatcattattattattgttattattattattatcggagGACACTTGGGGACTCTCTTTacgtttatttaattatttatttatttattattattattattattattgttattattgttattattattattatcattattattattattattattattattattattattatcattatcattatcattatcattatcattatcattatcattatcattatcattatcattatcattatcattatcattatcattatcattatcattatcattatcattatcattatcattatcattatcattatcattatcattatcattatcattatcattattattatcattattgttattattattattattattattattattattattattattattattattatcattattattattattattattattattattattattatgttttttttgtggggtggggggtggggagggagatttttttttgaaggggggagggggaggttggagtggGTTTTATGAGAGGTATTGCTGGTTTATTAGTCTCAATGggttttttagtttatttgtttgtgtatttgtttatttactatatatattttctttcttttccttttggagaaaagggaaaaagatagaagagggaCGTTTTGGTTAACCTTTTATCAgtgtctttatattttttgttattttctttctttcttctttttaagggaggcgggggggggggtcaaggagatgaataaatgaaggaatgaagagacAGAAGCCAAAAGGATGTTTGGCTTTTATTTTGgatggaaaatagataaaataatctgGAATGTATAGATAGAAGGGTTTtattatcctaatgataataataatgataatccttatagtcattatcattaatattattatccgtattactCGTAGTAGCAtacttgttattgtctttattgctattgttaattgttgttactgttagttTATCAAAGGGTTAAATTGCTATTAACTCGAAACGACGAAAGATTTACATttctgattttcttgttttttcaatCTCATCAATCATCACtgcaatcatcaatcatcaccaaaaTTATTATTCCCCTTATCACAATCATCGACCTTAAGACATGAATCACAAATAATCGGATCTGGGTATCGTagtctacaccccctcccctcccccccttccgcccatTCCATATTTTCGAATATTCTCTCCCACATTTCTTCACCTCTTGCCCTTtcccatatatgtacacacacacacacacacacacacacacacacacacacacacacacacacacacacacacacacacacacacatacacacacacacacacacacacaccaaccccatTTTCCGACTCTACCTCCGTCCTCCATAAATAaccataaatgaaaagaaaaaaaagacaatcagaaacaattttttcctccttccctcccccccccccaaaaaaaaaaaaaatactgcacaaTACCTTCatgaataaaaacaggaaaagtcAAACACTAAcaattttttcctccctccctcccccccccccaaaaaaaaaaagaaaactccatAATACCTCCAtaactaaaaaggaaaaagacaaacactaacaattttctctccctctctccccccctcaaaaaaaaaaaaaaaaatactccataATACCtccataaataaaaaggaaaaagacaaactaacaatttttcctccctccgccccccccacaaaaaaaatactCCATAATACctccataaataaaaaagaaaaagacaaacactaacaattttttcctccctccctccccctcaaaaaaaaaaaaaaaatgctccatAATACCTccacaaataaaaaggaaaaagacaaaccctaacaattttttctccctccctcccccgcccaaaaaaaaaaagaaaaaataaaacgtcaaacactaacaattttttttcctccttccctccccccccctcaaaaaaaaaataaaaaaaacaaaaaaaaaaaaaaaaaaaaacagagcggcGCGAGGAGGCGGGTAACCTGGCCATCGTGCCCATCCCGGTGTTCACGAGGCAGCAGTACCGGGTCGTCACGCCCACGTCCGCCGCCCGCCACACCCACCGGGTCCGCCGCATctgctcctccgcctccgcccgcgCCGCCTCCGCCACACGCCCGCACAACCACCCGCAGAACGCCCaaggttcgatttttttttttttttttttttttttttttttttgatgaaatTTGATTGTGtggcttgtttttgtttattttttaaaatatgtttTTGTAAGAAATTTGTTTGTGtggcttgtttttgtttattttttaaataagttTTTGTAAGAAATTTGTTTGTGtggcttgtttttgtttattttttttaagatgttTCAGTAAGAAATTTGTTTGTGTgacttgtttttgttgatttagttttttctattatcttttaaaGATGTTTTTGTAAGAATTTTGTTTGTGTgacttgtttttgttgcttctctgtaagatctttttttttgtatgaaatatgtttgtgtgacctttgttgattttgtttagtttttattattttttttgtaaaatgtttTTGTATGATATTTGTTTATGTgacttgtttttgttgattttttttgtaatatgattttgttgattttgttttgtttgtttgtttggttagttGTCTGGGATGAGAGAGTGGATGTTttgatgttaatattatgattattgttgatgtttttttttttttttttgttagtgctATTGATGTTGTTACTTGTAGTATCTTTGATGTatctgttatttatgttatttgtgtTAAAAGCATTACCCTTTCTATCATTGTTGTGACGGCATGGTGACTATGATCATTACCTTATCATCCGcagtataactattttttttcttattttttcgcaaCAGTGAGTAACTGAGCTATTGCAATCATCGCCATACCCATCAgatctaacccccccccttcccgccccacaGACATGGCCTCGGGCTCCCCGCCCTCCAACGTGGTCACGGGGCGCCGCCACTCCTGGTGCTGCCCCCAGGACGGCCTCGACGCCAAGCAGTACCGCACGCAGAGCACCCAGACGTTCAAGTCCCCGAAGAACGGCGACTCGGCGGAGCTCAGCCCCCAGCACCCTCCCCCCGGGGGCCAGCGCTGCGACCACCGCGAGCCGCATCACCTCCACGACCACGAGCACCTCCCGCCCTTCAGCGACCTGGGCCCCTCCCACGACGGGCGCCGGCCGAGGGGCGCCGACGACTACCCGGCCCTGAGCCCCCGCGACCTCCCGGAGCTCTACGTCCCTCGCCCCGGCGGCGACCACGTCATCGACCTCGACGACGACCCCGTCTTCGTCGTCGCCAGCGCCGTGAGTCACCTGTcgcgcctgggggagggggagagggcgaggggggagtccgccttccccttcccctgcccggCGAACTCGCCCGCCCTGCCGCCTCGCCGCGCGGAGGCCGTCGAGAGGCAGCGGAGACACACAGGGGACTCGCCCCACAAGCAGCCCTCGACCGCGACGAGGTGGTGAGCCCGTGGCGCTCCGAGGACGGTGGCGCCGGACGCGGAAGTGTAGCTAAGGGGGTCGGTGGGGATTGCCGAGCGGGGTGTTCATAGCGGGGTGGAACCTACGCGGGGATGGATACGGACAGTGCGGTTCTGTGACGTGAATGAAACGAACGCCAGGATCCTATTTTTTTACTGGAAAAAATATGGACAACAAAGACAAATGGTCAGTATGGTGAAAATGTAGTATCCCAAGTATAATAGTCGATTTGATGGTGAAATGAATTAGAAAATAATTCAGACCTGAAAGGCAACAcagataataaacaaacaaacaaacaaccgaacaagaagatgaacaaataaataaataaaaaacaaatcaccTCATCTGtccaaagatgaagaaaatgaagtgaTTTCGGCGAGTTGAATATCtgtgaaaaaacgagaaaaaaaactatatgaaaaaaaaacatcgttatACAATTTTCACTTATCAAACAGTATTTCGTTAACATACAGTGAATTTGTGACCGGTGAACATACTTATTACTCCTCAAATCAATATATCAATTACTTTATACGTGTGCGTGGTGCTCTTTCACGCAGGATCTACAGACCAATATGCTTTTGCGGCCACGAGAAAAAAATACGTTTCTACGTTACTTAAATGTGTGACAAGAAATATGTGTATTGTTCATAGTAACAGAACTCAGTACTTTGGGGTGCTATGTAATTTTTGGAAGGGTGAAATGCATAACATTTATTTTGGTGTTAACTGTATATACAGAGGCAGATATATTGTCATATTATCATATCAgtgaatatatacctatatgtgtgtgtgtctgtttgtgtgtgtgtgtgtgtgtgtgtgtgtgtgtgtgtgtgtgtgtgtgtgtgtgtgtgtgtgtgtgtgtgtgtgtgtgtgtgtgtgtgtgtgtgtgtgtgtgtgtgtgtgtgtgtgtgtgtctttgtatatattatatagtgcaTGTGAGTTTGGAGTACTAGTTTAAGGAAGAAAGACTGTTATCACGACATACAGACTGCTTGTTTATGCTTCGGTGTACGTGTCCTTTGTAATCATATTATAAAAAGCAAGAATGGCGTGCTAAAATATATTTGCGAAACTGCCAGTGTGAATATAAAAGAgacaacgaaaaaataaatgacaTAGAATGACTGTCCTGCACGAAAAATGAACAAGCAACATAGAATAACTCGGAGTAGAGGTTATGTCAgtgtaactatatattttttctctttttataaatcTAGTCTAATTGTAAACACGTGTCACACAAACAATCTAAGTGATCCAGGAAAACAGGGCGAGAGTTATGATGAAAtaaatcaatctttttttttcttttttctttttctttttttttacttccttgcgAGAGTTATGTTGAAAtatatctaactttttttttccttacttcctttttttcttcaaaacatTGTGATTTTTCTTACCCACACGGAATGGCACAAACACGACGTATATGATTCACAGTGTGTAACAGGTTGACATAAAAAAGGCTTGTCCTGGGAGAGCTTTGCTTAGGGGGAACTGCTTGCTTCCATGAGAAAATAGTAGGTCCTCTTGAATTCATTTTTCCCATGGTGTGTatgcctgtttctttctcttctttttttctctctcttattctgtttgactgtgtctcgctctgtctttctgtctgtctgtctgtctgtctgtctgtctctctctctctctctctctctctctctctctctatctat from the Penaeus vannamei isolate JL-2024 chromosome 1, ASM4276789v1, whole genome shotgun sequence genome contains:
- the LOC113809818 gene encoding prostaglandin E2 receptor EP4 subtype-like isoform X3, yielding MLVPPREIGGGVRPDQPLEAPPTCQFNMTDTQLTVQCEGNVTCTALDHQPGATIVSPILLSLSGVAGQIWALYYLYTSTRPQQSRTVFFVLLSTLIWTDLIGKIITTPPALIAYVHHEWKGGVSRLCNFHGFSMMLISLVTHLLVSTMAVERFIGIRHGYFYNKNITTSRTKMLLLCIWLFSVLFCAMPLFGWGQYALQYPGSWCFVNIHVCADTPLHHLIYTNIFGAFTIINLFVMVVCNVVVIILLLQKTVTRNGNYFEGSSHRLSCLATLLCLRLCRHRCPTTKFCAPHRTSKQRELEMQMAIVLLVITIVFVLSWSPLDLRLFMNQIWPHRTRKDHLQDLIAVRLTSINQIIDPWAYIICRKLFSSRVWRWVRLPLLGRSWLLRRESSSVLQVGGGSRRKVSRTLTHAEKKIEYKSPFQAVEDVVVVVEEDPSGRGCISPPPAPPPSKTSQGDDLTSKDVVEVFKDSGTGSNNTPSTLCSDSGTGNCNLTYHERREEAGNLAIVPIPVFTRQQYRVVTPTSAARHTHRVRRICSSASARAASATRPHNHPQNAQDMASGSPPSNVVTGRRHSWCCPQDGLDAKQYRTQSTQTFKSPKNGDSAELSPQHPPPGGQRCDHREPHHLHDHEHLPPFSDLGPSHDGRRPRGADDYPALSPRDLPELYVPRPGGDHVIDLDDDPVFVVASAVSHLSRLGEGERARGESAFPFPCPANSPALPPRRAEAVERQRRHTGDSPHKQPSTATRW
- the LOC113809818 gene encoding prostaglandin E2 receptor EP4 subtype-like isoform X1 is translated as MMLISLVTHLLVSTMAVERFIGIRHGYFYNKNITTSRTKMLLLCIWLFSVLFCAMPLFGWGQYALQYPGSWCFVNIHVCADTPLHHLIYTNIFGAFTIINLFVMVVCNVVVITTLLCLRLCRHRCPTTKFCAPHRTSKQRELEMQMAIVLLVITIVFVLSWSPLDLRLFMNQIWPHRTRKDHLQDLIAVRLTSINQIIDPWAYIICRKLFSSRVWRWVRLPLLGRSWLLRRESSSVLQVGGGSRRKVSRTLTHAEKKIEYKSPFQAVEDVVVVVEEDPSGRGCISPPPAPPPSKTSQGDDLTSKDVVEVFKDSGTGSNNTPSTLCSDSGTGNCNLTYHERREEAGNLAIVPIPVFTRQQYRVVTPTSAARHTHRVRRICSSASARAASATRPHNHPQNAQDMASGSPPSNVVTGRRHSWCCPQDGLDAKQYRTQSTQTFKSPKNGDSAELSPQHPPPGGQRCDHREPHHLHDHEHLPPFSDLGPSHDGRRPRGADDYPALSPRDLPELYVPRPGGDHVIDLDDDPVFVVASAVSHLSRLGEGERARGESAFPFPCPANSPALPPRRAEAVERQRRHTGDSPHKQPSTATRW
- the LOC113809818 gene encoding uncharacterized protein isoform X2; amino-acid sequence: MMLISLVTHLLVSTMAVERFIGIRHGYFYNKNITTSRTKMLLLCIWLFSVLFCAMPLFGWGQYALQYPGSWCFVNIHVCADTPLHHLIYTNIFGAFTIINLFVMVVCNVVVIILLLQKTVTRNGNYFEGSSHRLSCLATLLCLRLCRHRCPTTKFCAPHRTSKQRELEMQMAIVLLVITIVFVLSWSPLDLRLFMNQIWPHRTRKDHLQDLIAVRLTSINQIIDPWAYIICRKLFSSRVWRWVRLPLLGRSWLLRRESSSVLQVGGGSRRKVSRTLTHAEKKIEYKSPFQERREEAGNLAIVPIPVFTRQQYRVVTPTSAARHTHRVRRICSSASARAASATRPHNHPQNAQDMASGSPPSNVVTGRRHSWCCPQDGLDAKQYRTQSTQTFKSPKNGDSAELSPQHPPPGGQRCDHREPHHLHDHEHLPPFSDLGPSHDGRRPRGADDYPALSPRDLPELYVPRPGGDHVIDLDDDPVFVVASAVSHLSRLGEGERARGESAFPFPCPANSPALPPRRAEAVERQRRHTGDSPHKQPSTATRW